In Brevibacillus brevis, a genomic segment contains:
- the accB gene encoding acetyl-CoA carboxylase biotin carboxyl carrier protein, with amino-acid sequence MLTIYELRELVKLLEQTEVESIEVKDEHSRLAIKRRINGTVLQTALQPVAHTAPVPVKLVKAATATVPGKPVPEPSRTGVAEPPKAADKPVEKVENLHKITSPMVGTFYAAPAVDSPPYVSAGSRVDPSTIVCIVEAMKLFNEIEAEVAGEIVEVLVENGQLVDLGQPLFLVKTAK; translated from the coding sequence GTGCTGACGATTTATGAGCTGAGAGAGCTGGTCAAACTGCTGGAGCAGACGGAAGTGGAATCGATCGAGGTCAAGGATGAACATTCCCGCCTCGCAATCAAGAGAAGAATCAATGGGACAGTGCTGCAAACAGCCTTACAGCCTGTTGCGCATACAGCACCTGTGCCTGTCAAGCTCGTGAAAGCTGCGACGGCGACAGTACCTGGAAAACCGGTGCCGGAACCGAGCCGGACTGGTGTGGCCGAGCCGCCGAAAGCAGCGGACAAACCAGTTGAGAAGGTAGAAAATTTGCATAAAATTACGTCTCCGATGGTAGGTACTTTTTATGCGGCACCTGCTGTTGATTCGCCCCCTTACGTATCGGCGGGCAGTCGCGTTGATCCATCTACGATCGTATGCATCGTCGAAGCGATGAAGCTCTTTAACGAGATCGAAGCGGAAGTGGCAGGGGAGATCGTTGAAGTTCTGGTGGAAAACGGCCAACTCGTAGATCTCGGTCAGCCCCTGTTCTTAGTCAAGACAGCAAAATAA
- a CDS encoding carboxyl transferase domain-containing protein: MSSMHEKIDELMERKFKVQLGGGDARIDAQHNRGKLTARERIELLLDPDTFMELNPFVEHRATHFGLDKTEAPGEGVVTGYGKINGRPVYLFAQDFTVFGGALGEMHAMKIAKVMDLAAKNGAPFIGLNDSGGARIQEGVSSLDGYGTIFYRNSIYSGVIPQISVILGPCAGGAVYSPAITDFVFMVEKTSQMFITGPKVIETVTGEKISAEDLGGARVHASVSGNAHFTAETEQEVLEQVRRLLSFLPQNNREQAPVREAEKNKVWQEEMLELVPAESTKVYDVRKVIEQVVDFGDFMEVQPNFARNIVVGLARIDGHSVGIIANQPKVMAGGLDIHSSDKLARFIRFCDCFNIPLLTFEDVSGFFPGINQEHGGIIRHGAKILYAYSEATVPKITVILRKAYGGAYVALNSKSIGADVVYAWPNAEIAVMGPEGAANIIFAKEIEQSADPVATRAEKIAEYREKFANPYVAASLGMVDDVIDPRETRLKVAQALEMLRGKQEQRPYKKHGNIPL; the protein is encoded by the coding sequence ATGAGCAGCATGCACGAAAAAATTGACGAGCTGATGGAACGAAAGTTTAAGGTCCAGCTGGGAGGCGGGGATGCCCGGATCGACGCCCAGCACAATCGGGGCAAGCTCACGGCGAGAGAGCGGATCGAACTGCTCCTCGACCCGGATACGTTTATGGAGCTGAATCCGTTCGTGGAGCATCGCGCTACCCATTTCGGCCTGGACAAAACGGAAGCGCCGGGAGAAGGGGTCGTCACCGGCTACGGCAAGATCAACGGCCGCCCGGTCTACCTGTTTGCCCAGGATTTCACCGTATTCGGCGGGGCTCTCGGTGAAATGCACGCGATGAAAATCGCCAAAGTCATGGACCTCGCGGCGAAAAACGGGGCTCCCTTTATCGGGCTGAACGATTCCGGTGGAGCCCGCATCCAGGAAGGGGTCAGCTCGCTGGACGGCTACGGAACGATCTTCTACCGCAACTCCATTTACTCCGGCGTCATCCCACAAATCTCGGTCATTCTCGGTCCGTGCGCGGGGGGAGCCGTTTATTCACCCGCCATTACGGACTTCGTGTTCATGGTGGAAAAGACGAGCCAGATGTTCATTACGGGTCCGAAAGTGATCGAGACCGTCACCGGTGAAAAAATCTCGGCGGAAGATCTCGGGGGAGCCAGAGTCCACGCTTCCGTGAGCGGCAACGCCCACTTTACGGCGGAGACGGAACAGGAAGTGCTGGAACAGGTGCGCAGGCTCCTGAGCTTTTTGCCGCAAAACAATCGGGAGCAGGCCCCTGTGCGTGAAGCCGAGAAGAACAAAGTCTGGCAGGAAGAGATGCTGGAGCTCGTCCCCGCCGAAAGCACCAAAGTATACGATGTACGCAAAGTGATCGAGCAGGTCGTAGACTTCGGAGACTTCATGGAAGTGCAGCCGAACTTCGCGCGCAATATCGTCGTCGGGCTTGCGCGGATTGACGGGCACAGCGTGGGGATAATCGCCAACCAGCCGAAAGTGATGGCGGGCGGGCTCGACATTCACTCCTCCGACAAGCTGGCCCGCTTCATACGCTTCTGCGACTGCTTCAACATCCCGCTGCTCACCTTCGAGGACGTCTCCGGTTTCTTCCCGGGGATCAATCAGGAGCATGGTGGCATCATCCGCCACGGCGCGAAAATTCTATACGCCTACTCGGAAGCGACCGTGCCCAAAATCACCGTCATCCTGCGCAAGGCGTACGGAGGAGCGTATGTGGCCCTCAACTCGAAGTCGATCGGCGCCGATGTCGTCTATGCCTGGCCCAATGCGGAAATCGCGGTGATGGGGCCGGAAGGGGCTGCCAACATTATCTTCGCCAAGGAGATCGAGCAAAGTGCCGATCCGGTGGCCACTCGCGCGGAAAAGATCGCCGAGTACCGGGAGAAGTTCGCCAATCCGTATGTAGCTGCCAGTCTCGGCATGGTCGACGACGTGATCGACCCGAGAGAAACGCGCTTGAAGGTGGCGCAAGCGCTTGAAATGCTGCGGGGCAAGCAGGAGCAGCGCCCTTATAAAAAGCATGGAAACATCCCTTTGTAG
- the meaB gene encoding methylmalonyl Co-A mutase-associated GTPase MeaB, producing the protein MPRLSVEQYVQGVRENNRTILAQAITLVESNSTAHMEMAQEVIKRLLPHTGQSIRIGITGVPGAGKSTFIEAFGTMLCEKGHRVAVLAVDPSSTVTRGSILGDKTRMELLSRNPNAFIRPSATGGTLGGVNRKTRETMLLCEAAGYDVILIETVGVGQSETTVRSMVDFFLLLMLTGAGDELQGIKKGVIEIADALLINKADGENKQRALVARGEYNRVLHYLQPATAGWQTKAYMCSALTGEGIEDIWDVVGQFREQTTRTGGFEARRKAQALDWMHSMTHDYLRSTFYSNPNVASLLPQIEQAVASGEMSATSAVQQLVAIYEKTRQ; encoded by the coding sequence ATGCCTCGCCTTTCGGTCGAGCAATACGTGCAGGGCGTCCGGGAAAACAACCGCACCATTCTCGCGCAGGCCATCACCCTGGTCGAGAGCAATTCGACAGCTCACATGGAAATGGCCCAGGAAGTCATCAAACGGCTGCTGCCCCACACCGGCCAATCGATCCGCATCGGCATTACCGGAGTGCCCGGGGCGGGGAAGAGCACGTTTATCGAGGCATTCGGCACGATGCTGTGCGAAAAAGGGCACCGCGTTGCCGTGCTGGCGGTCGATCCAAGCAGCACGGTGACAAGGGGCAGCATTCTCGGAGACAAGACGCGGATGGAGCTTCTTTCCCGCAATCCGAACGCATTCATCCGCCCTTCCGCCACTGGCGGCACGCTGGGCGGGGTGAACCGGAAGACGCGGGAAACGATGCTTCTCTGCGAGGCGGCCGGTTACGATGTGATTTTGATAGAGACAGTCGGCGTAGGGCAAAGCGAGACGACGGTTCGTTCGATGGTCGATTTCTTTTTGCTGCTGATGCTGACAGGAGCGGGAGATGAGCTGCAAGGGATCAAGAAGGGCGTCATCGAAATCGCGGACGCGCTCTTGATCAACAAAGCAGACGGAGAGAACAAACAGAGGGCACTCGTCGCACGCGGCGAGTACAATCGGGTCTTGCACTACCTTCAACCGGCGACAGCGGGTTGGCAAACAAAGGCGTATATGTGCTCAGCGCTGACAGGGGAAGGGATCGAAGATATTTGGGACGTCGTCGGCCAGTTTCGCGAGCAGACGACCCGCACGGGAGGCTTCGAAGCCCGCCGCAAAGCGCAGGCGCTGGATTGGATGCACAGTATGACGCACGATTATTTGCGTTCCACCTTTTACAGCAATCCGAATGTAGCCAGTCTGCTGCCGCAAATCGAGCAGGCGGTGGCCAGCGGAGAAATGTCCGCGACGAGTGCCGTGCAGCAGCTGGTCGCAATCTATGAAAAAACGAGACAGTGA
- a CDS encoding Virginiamycin B lyase produces the protein MNIQIHEFALAKRDSGPYGITAGKDGAMWFTEQKGNRIGRITDRGEVNSYSIPTPNSGAMSIISDRSGDVWFTEYHANRIGRMSMNGLFTEYELPEDGAAPFGITEGPDGTIWFTEMNGGKIGRINQAGDITLFALPNPKSFPSFIAQGADGALWFTQNQSNAIGRISTEGEITEFAIPTPNSGPVGITSGSDGALWFVQIIGNQIGRITTAGEIREYAIPTQNARPHAIISGQNGDLWFTEWGGNQIGRITTSGVIAEYAIPTKQAEPHGIAIGPEGDVWFAEECGQIGRLTVLA, from the coding sequence ATGAACATTCAGATACATGAGTTTGCCCTCGCAAAGCGAGATTCCGGGCCGTACGGTATTACGGCAGGGAAAGACGGCGCCATGTGGTTTACGGAACAAAAGGGGAATCGAATCGGCCGAATCACGGATCGTGGCGAGGTGAACTCCTACTCCATTCCGACACCGAACTCCGGAGCGATGTCGATTATTTCGGACCGATCCGGAGACGTATGGTTTACGGAATACCACGCAAACCGGATCGGCAGGATGTCCATGAATGGTCTCTTTACGGAATACGAACTGCCAGAGGACGGGGCAGCACCCTTTGGCATCACGGAAGGTCCGGATGGCACTATCTGGTTTACCGAGATGAACGGCGGCAAGATCGGAAGGATCAACCAAGCAGGGGATATCACCTTGTTTGCCTTGCCCAATCCGAAGTCCTTCCCTTCATTCATTGCGCAAGGGGCGGACGGGGCGCTGTGGTTCACGCAAAATCAGAGCAATGCGATCGGCAGGATCAGCACGGAAGGCGAAATAACCGAATTTGCGATCCCCACTCCCAACTCCGGGCCGGTCGGGATCACGAGCGGATCGGATGGGGCATTGTGGTTCGTCCAAATCATCGGCAATCAAATCGGTAGAATCACGACCGCAGGTGAAATTCGCGAATATGCCATTCCGACGCAGAATGCTCGTCCACATGCCATCATTTCCGGGCAGAATGGGGATCTATGGTTCACGGAGTGGGGCGGCAACCAAATTGGACGGATCACCACCAGTGGTGTGATCGCGGAATATGCCATTCCCACGAAGCAGGCTGAACCACATGGCATCGCGATTGGTCCCGAGGGCGATGTCTGGTTTGCGGAAGAGTGCGGCCAGATCGGACGCTTGACCGTCCTCGCGTAA
- a CDS encoding TetR/AcrR family transcriptional regulator: MSEKSIRERIIETSMRLFEANGYHRVTVDQIVKESGTSKGGFYHNFKSKDELLYIIHDQFISYVLEKAEEAYEQWDSPTERLQAIVKSFVKMIDLYRSQVTIFYQESLFLAPEYFRDIEIKRDRYKKIMFTVIQDGIDSGQFRPELPVPIVSMAIFGMVNWIYKWYQKSGTYSIEQIADIYADMVLHAVLKSDAMGKPDFQRFFLQSSDFPFKPV; encoded by the coding sequence ATGAGCGAAAAATCAATTCGAGAGAGAATCATCGAGACGTCCATGCGGCTTTTTGAAGCGAACGGCTATCACCGGGTGACGGTGGACCAGATCGTGAAGGAGAGCGGCACGTCCAAAGGCGGGTTTTATCACAATTTCAAATCCAAGGATGAGCTTTTGTACATCATCCACGACCAGTTTATTTCCTATGTCCTGGAAAAGGCGGAAGAGGCCTACGAGCAATGGGACTCGCCGACAGAGCGGCTGCAGGCCATCGTGAAGTCGTTCGTCAAGATGATTGATCTGTACCGTTCGCAGGTGACGATCTTTTATCAGGAAAGCTTGTTCCTCGCCCCCGAATACTTCCGGGATATCGAAATCAAGCGTGACCGCTACAAAAAAATCATGTTTACCGTCATCCAGGATGGCATCGACTCTGGACAATTCCGCCCCGAGCTTCCCGTTCCCATCGTATCCATGGCTATATTCGGGATGGTCAACTGGATCTACAAGTGGTATCAAAAATCAGGCACATACTCCATCGAGCAAATCGCCGATATTTACGCCGATATGGTGCTGCACGCGGTATTGAAGTCTGACGCCATGGGCAAGCCGGACTTTCAGCGTTTTTTCCTGCAATCCTCCGACTTTCCCTTCAAGCCTGTGTAA
- a CDS encoding methylmalonyl-CoA mutase family protein, whose protein sequence is MNKETLFQSFPVPTYEQWREAAEKSLKGAAFDAKLLTKTYEGITLQPIYRQDDVEKLAHIHATPGEAPYLRGTKAAETKDAHSWEVCQEIVAADAAAFNRMARYDLERGQTMLNIVLDRSTWAGLNPAADALGAVNDRGLSLFRREDVDTALAEIDLEMVPLYVDAGPFALPFLSLLLAHADAKGRKRSKLCGCVGADPLGAIVTTGTLPYPLAIAYDGMASTARWAARNAPMLKTILVQGHPYHDAGASAVQELAYALSTGVEYVQAMLERGLDIEEIAPQIQFAFSVGSNSFMEIAKIRAARMLWASIIDSYGGSPLAKKMTIHARTSAWTKTALDPHVNLLRATTEAFSAVVGGADSLHVSAFDEAIQPAGEFSRRIARNTQLILKQEAHLGKVTDPAGGSWYVEWLTDEVAKKAWEMFLQVEEQGGMLQALLGGEPQAQVEKVAGKKAEDIVSRKKRIVGTNMYANPQERPEQAAPLTIDPESRWAERQAHNATHDREAVAAALENLGFERSDLLEMAAGAVQAGATLGELTRAMLPDNQVPLAVKPLRRHRAGESFEILRQRAYDYEVKNGHKPTVFLANIGPVSRHKARADFAAEFFAVGGFEVLRDQRFAHAEEAARAAAASLASITVICSDDDTYPGIVPALAQAIKAEKPDMTLLLAGLPEAEQLAAYKSAGLDDCIHARSNCYEVLRDLQERIGVIS, encoded by the coding sequence GTGAACAAGGAGACGCTGTTTCAATCATTTCCCGTTCCGACATACGAGCAGTGGCGGGAAGCGGCTGAAAAGTCCCTCAAGGGGGCTGCTTTTGACGCCAAGCTGTTGACCAAGACGTATGAAGGCATCACGCTGCAGCCGATTTACCGGCAGGATGATGTCGAAAAACTCGCACATATTCATGCGACACCGGGAGAGGCTCCCTATTTGCGGGGGACAAAAGCAGCCGAGACGAAGGATGCCCATTCGTGGGAGGTTTGCCAGGAGATCGTGGCAGCCGACGCTGCAGCGTTTAACCGGATGGCAAGATACGATCTGGAGCGCGGACAGACCATGCTGAACATCGTGCTGGATCGGTCGACATGGGCAGGATTGAACCCGGCAGCAGACGCTTTGGGAGCAGTGAATGATCGCGGCCTATCGCTCTTCCGGCGCGAAGATGTGGATACGGCCCTCGCAGAAATCGACCTCGAAATGGTTCCGCTTTACGTAGATGCTGGTCCATTCGCGCTTCCGTTTTTGAGCTTGCTTCTGGCTCATGCTGACGCAAAAGGACGGAAGCGCTCGAAGCTGTGCGGCTGTGTCGGAGCAGACCCGCTGGGTGCGATCGTCACGACAGGGACTCTGCCGTATCCGCTGGCCATTGCTTACGATGGCATGGCAAGCACGGCTCGATGGGCGGCTCGAAATGCGCCAATGCTAAAGACGATCCTGGTGCAAGGCCATCCGTACCACGATGCAGGCGCAAGTGCCGTGCAGGAGCTGGCGTACGCCCTGTCCACAGGGGTAGAGTACGTGCAGGCCATGCTGGAAAGAGGGCTCGACATCGAGGAAATCGCGCCGCAGATTCAATTCGCCTTTTCCGTCGGCTCCAACAGCTTCATGGAAATCGCCAAAATCAGAGCGGCCCGGATGCTTTGGGCTTCGATCATCGATTCGTACGGAGGATCGCCGCTCGCGAAGAAAATGACGATTCACGCGCGCACTTCCGCGTGGACAAAGACCGCGCTCGACCCGCACGTCAATCTGCTGCGCGCGACTACGGAAGCGTTTTCAGCGGTAGTGGGCGGGGCGGACAGCCTGCACGTCTCGGCATTCGACGAAGCGATCCAGCCTGCAGGCGAATTCTCCCGACGAATCGCCCGCAATACGCAATTGATATTGAAACAGGAGGCGCACCTGGGAAAAGTGACGGATCCCGCCGGAGGCTCATGGTACGTCGAATGGCTGACAGATGAAGTCGCGAAGAAGGCATGGGAAATGTTCCTGCAGGTAGAAGAGCAGGGAGGGATGCTGCAAGCGCTTCTTGGAGGCGAGCCGCAGGCGCAGGTAGAAAAAGTCGCCGGGAAAAAAGCGGAAGACATCGTCTCTCGGAAAAAACGCATCGTCGGCACCAACATGTACGCCAATCCACAGGAGCGTCCCGAACAGGCTGCCCCGCTGACGATCGACCCGGAGAGCCGATGGGCAGAACGACAGGCGCACAACGCCACTCATGACCGTGAGGCCGTAGCTGCGGCACTGGAGAATCTGGGGTTTGAGCGAAGCGATTTATTGGAAATGGCGGCAGGTGCTGTTCAGGCAGGGGCGACTCTGGGAGAGCTGACGAGAGCGATGCTGCCGGATAATCAGGTGCCCCTCGCGGTCAAGCCGCTTCGCCGCCACCGAGCAGGGGAATCGTTCGAAATATTGCGCCAGCGGGCGTATGATTACGAGGTCAAGAATGGCCACAAGCCGACCGTTTTTCTCGCCAATATCGGTCCCGTATCCAGGCATAAAGCGCGAGCAGACTTTGCAGCGGAGTTTTTCGCGGTTGGGGGCTTTGAGGTATTGCGCGACCAGCGCTTTGCCCATGCAGAGGAAGCGGCGCGGGCAGCTGCCGCGTCTTTGGCGTCAATCACAGTCATTTGCTCCGATGACGATACCTATCCCGGAATTGTCCCGGCGCTGGCACAGGCGATCAAGGCAGAAAAGCCGGACATGACGCTGCTCCTGGCCGGACTGCCTGAAGCGGAGCAACTCGCCGCATACAAGAGCGCAGGACTCGATGACTGCATTCACGCTCGGTCCAATTGCTACGAAGTGCTTCGCGACCTCCAGGAACGCATAGGGGTGATCTCATGA
- the scpA gene encoding methylmalonyl-CoA mutase: protein MDPKQLDEWIWQTLEQIPVKPLYTKEDLSGMSHLGYMPGLPPYFRGPYPTMYVTQPWTVRQYAGFSTAEESNAFYRRNLAAGQKGLSIAFDLATHRGYDSDHPRVVGDVGKAGVAVDSILDMKILFDGIPLDQMSVSMTMNGAVLPIMAFYIVAAEEQGVSQEQLTGTIQNDILKEYMVRNTYIYPPEASMKIISDIFAYTSKHMPKFNSISISGYHMQEAGATADIELAYTLADGLEYVRTGLRAGIDIDAFAPRLSFFWAIGMNYFMEIAKMRAARLIWANLIKQFHPKNEKSMALRTHSQTSGWSLTEQDPFNNVVRTCVEAMAAALGHTQSLHTNALDEAIALPTDFSARIARNTQLYLQDETEICKVVDPWAGSYYVESLTAQLVEKAWAHIEEIEALGGMAKAIETGLPKMKIEEAAARRQAHIDSGKEAIIGVNKYRLDKEDPLDILEVDNTAVREAQIRRLKELRENRDEARVQAALQAITTCAETGEGNLLALAIEAARARASLGEISDAYEKVVGRHKAVIRSISGVYSSEYADADEVAAVRKMADEFEQWEGRRPRIMIAKMGQDGHDRGAKVIATAFADLGFDVDIGPLFQTPEETAKQAVENDVHAIGFSSLAAGHKTLLPQLVEELKKLGREDIVVIVGGVIPPQDYAYLKEHGAAAIFGPGTVIPVAAQNVLQEIVRRLEAASL from the coding sequence ATGGACCCAAAACAGCTGGATGAATGGATTTGGCAAACACTGGAGCAGATTCCCGTCAAGCCGCTCTATACCAAAGAGGATCTCAGTGGCATGAGCCATCTCGGTTACATGCCGGGACTTCCTCCCTATTTCCGGGGTCCGTATCCGACGATGTACGTGACGCAGCCATGGACGGTTCGCCAGTATGCGGGTTTTTCCACCGCCGAAGAGAGCAACGCGTTTTACCGGCGCAACCTCGCTGCGGGACAGAAGGGGCTGTCCATCGCGTTTGATCTCGCGACACACCGGGGCTACGATTCCGATCACCCGCGGGTCGTCGGGGACGTAGGGAAAGCGGGGGTGGCAGTCGATTCGATCCTCGACATGAAAATTTTGTTCGACGGGATCCCGCTGGACCAAATGTCGGTATCGATGACCATGAACGGAGCGGTTTTGCCGATCATGGCATTCTACATCGTCGCGGCGGAAGAGCAGGGCGTCTCTCAAGAACAGCTGACCGGAACGATCCAGAACGACATTTTAAAAGAGTACATGGTCCGCAATACGTACATCTACCCGCCGGAAGCGTCCATGAAAATCATCTCGGACATCTTTGCGTATACGTCCAAGCACATGCCCAAATTCAACAGCATCAGCATTTCGGGCTATCACATGCAGGAAGCGGGAGCCACTGCGGATATCGAGCTGGCGTACACGCTTGCGGACGGGCTGGAATACGTGCGGACGGGACTTCGCGCAGGCATCGATATCGACGCGTTTGCTCCGAGACTGTCTTTCTTCTGGGCGATCGGCATGAACTACTTTATGGAAATCGCCAAGATGCGGGCAGCAAGGCTCATCTGGGCCAATCTGATCAAGCAGTTCCACCCGAAAAACGAGAAGTCGATGGCGCTCCGTACCCATTCCCAGACGTCCGGTTGGAGCCTGACGGAGCAGGACCCGTTCAACAATGTCGTGCGGACGTGCGTGGAGGCGATGGCGGCGGCTTTGGGCCATACGCAGTCGCTGCACACCAATGCCCTGGACGAGGCGATCGCGCTGCCGACGGATTTCTCCGCCCGTATCGCGCGCAACACGCAGCTGTACCTGCAGGACGAGACGGAGATCTGCAAGGTCGTAGATCCGTGGGCTGGCTCGTACTACGTCGAGTCGTTGACGGCTCAGCTCGTGGAAAAGGCGTGGGCGCACATCGAGGAGATCGAGGCGCTGGGAGGCATGGCGAAAGCAATCGAGACCGGCTTGCCCAAAATGAAGATCGAAGAAGCGGCAGCACGCCGCCAAGCCCATATCGACTCCGGAAAGGAAGCGATCATCGGGGTAAACAAGTACCGCCTGGACAAAGAGGATCCTCTGGACATTCTCGAGGTAGACAATACAGCAGTCCGGGAGGCGCAAATCAGGCGTCTCAAGGAGCTTCGCGAAAATCGGGATGAGGCGAGGGTGCAGGCAGCCCTGCAGGCGATCACGACCTGCGCGGAGACGGGAGAGGGCAATCTCCTGGCGCTGGCTATCGAAGCGGCTCGCGCCCGAGCATCCTTGGGCGAAATCTCCGATGCCTATGAAAAAGTTGTCGGAAGGCATAAGGCGGTAATCCGTTCGATCAGCGGCGTGTACAGCTCGGAGTACGCGGACGCGGACGAGGTGGCAGCCGTGCGCAAGATGGCGGACGAGTTCGAGCAGTGGGAAGGCAGACGCCCGCGCATCATGATCGCGAAAATGGGGCAGGACGGACACGACAGGGGAGCGAAGGTGATCGCGACGGCATTCGCGGACCTGGGCTTCGACGTCGATATCGGGCCTCTTTTCCAGACGCCGGAAGAAACGGCCAAGCAAGCCGTGGAGAATGATGTGCACGCGATCGGCTTCAGCTCGCTTGCGGCCGGCCACAAGACGCTGCTCCCGCAGTTGGTCGAGGAGCTGAAAAAGCTGGGCCGCGAAGACATCGTCGTCATCGTCGGCGGCGTGATTCCACCGCAGGACTACGCGTACCTGAAAGAGCACGGAGCGGCTGCCATCTTCGGTCCTGGCACCGTCATCCCGGTAGCTGCGCAAAACGTTTTGCAGGAGATCGTTCGCCGCCTGGAGGCTGCGAGCCTATGA
- the accC gene encoding acetyl-CoA carboxylase biotin carboxylase subunit, whose amino-acid sequence MFTKVLVANRGEIAVRIIRACRELGIATVAVYSEADREALHVELADEAYCIGPTASKDSYLNMPRIMSVALLTGADAIHPGYGFLAENASFAQLCQDCKITFIGPDPEAISKMGDKSVAKSTMSQANVPLVPGTDGLIDDIDEALEVAGRIGYPVIVKATAGGGGRGMRLAYDEEELAKAIRQAQKEAETAFGNPGVYLEKYVEEPRHVEIQIMGDKHGNAVYLGERDCSIQRRHQKLVEEAPSPALDSELRDRMGQAAVAAAKAVNYHGAGTVEFLLDKHGQFYFMEMNTRIQVEHPVTEMITGIDLIKEQISVAAGNPLSFSQEDVTINGWAIECRINAENPAKNFMPSPGKVANYLPPGGYGVRVDSAVYPGYEITPFYDSMVAKLIVWGNDREEAIARMRRALDEFVIEGVHTTIPFHEKLLEHPDFVSGNFATNFLEKNKLEL is encoded by the coding sequence ATGTTTACAAAAGTATTGGTAGCCAATCGCGGAGAAATCGCGGTCCGGATCATTCGGGCGTGCCGTGAGCTCGGGATCGCCACGGTCGCTGTCTATTCAGAGGCGGATCGCGAAGCCTTGCATGTGGAGCTCGCGGATGAAGCGTACTGCATCGGTCCTACCGCATCCAAAGACAGCTATTTGAACATGCCGCGCATCATGAGCGTCGCTCTTTTGACCGGTGCGGATGCGATACATCCCGGGTACGGCTTTTTGGCGGAGAACGCTTCGTTCGCCCAGCTTTGCCAGGATTGCAAGATTACGTTCATCGGGCCTGACCCGGAGGCCATCAGCAAAATGGGGGACAAATCCGTCGCCAAATCGACCATGAGCCAGGCCAATGTGCCGCTCGTTCCTGGCACGGACGGCCTGATCGACGACATAGACGAAGCACTGGAAGTGGCAGGGCGAATCGGCTACCCGGTCATCGTCAAAGCGACGGCGGGTGGAGGCGGCAGGGGAATGCGCCTGGCCTACGACGAAGAGGAGCTGGCCAAGGCCATCCGCCAAGCGCAGAAAGAAGCGGAGACGGCGTTTGGCAATCCGGGCGTGTACCTGGAAAAGTATGTGGAAGAGCCGCGCCACGTGGAAATTCAGATCATGGGCGACAAGCACGGCAACGCTGTCTACTTGGGAGAGCGGGATTGCTCCATACAGCGGCGCCATCAAAAGCTGGTGGAGGAGGCACCATCGCCCGCCCTGGACAGCGAGCTGCGCGACAGAATGGGGCAAGCTGCGGTAGCGGCCGCCAAAGCGGTGAACTACCACGGAGCCGGTACGGTCGAATTTTTGCTGGATAAGCACGGCCAGTTTTACTTCATGGAAATGAACACACGTATCCAGGTCGAGCACCCGGTGACGGAAATGATTACAGGCATCGACCTGATCAAGGAGCAGATTTCCGTCGCAGCCGGCAACCCCTTGTCGTTTTCGCAGGAGGATGTCACCATCAACGGATGGGCCATCGAATGCCGAATCAATGCGGAGAATCCCGCGAAGAACTTCATGCCGTCACCCGGAAAAGTAGCGAACTACTTGCCGCCAGGCGGATATGGCGTGCGTGTGGACAGTGCAGTCTATCCCGGCTATGAAATCACGCCGTTCTACGATTCGATGGTGGCGAAGCTCATCGTCTGGGGAAATGATCGGGAGGAAGCGATCGCCCGAATGCGCCGTGCCCTCGACGAGTTTGTGATCGAAGGCGTGCACACGACGATTCCATTCCATGAAAAGCTGCTGGAGCATCCCGATTTCGTCTCGGGGAATTTTGCAACGAATTTCCTGGAGAAAAACAAGCTGGAGCTGTAA
- a CDS encoding biotin/lipoyl-containing protein — translation MKLHDIREFIKLVNQSSIEELEWQQGSTTIVIKKAPPVLAAAEVAPVEQAEEVQTGYQEAAATAEAATEQVQEAEVQPSIHTITSTAVGVFNAAAAVGQKVKAGEIIGRCSVDALQLSQDIVASADGEIVEIFAADGQLVDYGKALMAVKQS, via the coding sequence ATGAAACTGCATGACATTCGCGAGTTTATCAAGCTGGTCAATCAGTCGTCCATTGAGGAGCTGGAGTGGCAGCAAGGATCGACGACCATCGTGATCAAAAAGGCTCCGCCGGTGTTGGCTGCTGCCGAGGTGGCTCCCGTGGAACAGGCGGAAGAAGTCCAAACGGGCTACCAGGAAGCGGCCGCGACGGCAGAGGCTGCTACCGAACAGGTGCAGGAAGCGGAAGTCCAGCCATCGATTCATACCATCACGTCGACGGCGGTCGGGGTTTTCAACGCAGCGGCAGCGGTCGGTCAAAAGGTCAAGGCAGGGGAGATCATCGGGCGCTGCTCCGTTGATGCCCTGCAGCTTTCCCAGGACATCGTTGCTTCTGCAGACGGAGAAATCGTGGAGATTTTCGCAGCAGACGGACAGCTCGTCGATTACGGCAAAGCCTTGATGGCTGTCAAACAGAGCTAG